In Halomarina salina, one DNA window encodes the following:
- a CDS encoding DUF5828 family protein, producing MEETVSGFSVSGSWGDIVEHGERITRALHDIRTDDTDTSIDAEQFEEWDEWRPKSHERMDTLNEKTAEQAAVNEGRGERAGKSPDEDLKTAGEKLSESYEKLEEDTDEAVDKWSESIDYVARAADSAGRRALRKVEGAVYRNVMTQVSPYYFDNDLVSANLQRADRNGPEYRLEVNVNDDDLKIHVSNRLADYEQSVDRWHIDTEKDTEVLEAVEGGDGVDVPKDNDDARPTAN from the coding sequence ATGGAAGAGACCGTCTCCGGGTTCAGCGTCAGCGGCTCTTGGGGGGACATCGTCGAACACGGCGAACGAATCACTCGCGCCCTCCACGACATCCGCACCGACGACACCGACACGAGCATCGACGCGGAGCAGTTCGAGGAGTGGGACGAGTGGCGACCCAAGAGCCACGAGCGGATGGACACACTCAACGAGAAGACCGCCGAACAGGCAGCCGTCAACGAGGGGCGAGGTGAACGCGCGGGCAAGAGCCCCGACGAGGACCTGAAGACCGCGGGCGAGAAGCTCTCGGAGTCCTACGAGAAACTGGAGGAGGACACCGACGAGGCCGTCGACAAGTGGAGCGAGTCCATCGACTACGTCGCCCGCGCGGCCGACTCGGCGGGCCGACGCGCCCTCCGCAAGGTCGAGGGCGCGGTGTACCGCAACGTGATGACGCAGGTGTCGCCGTACTACTTCGACAACGACCTCGTCAGCGCGAACCTCCAGCGCGCCGACCGCAACGGCCCCGAGTACCGACTCGAGGTGAACGTCAACGACGACGACCTGAAGATTCACGTCTCGAACCGCCTCGCGGACTACGAGCAGTCCGTCGACCGCTGGCACATCGACACCGAGAAAGACACCGAAGTCCTCGAAGCCGTCGAGGGCGGCGACGGCGTCGACGTCCCGAAGGACAACGACGACGCCCGGCCGACGGCGAACTGA
- a CDS encoding biotin transporter BioY, with protein MSTQEQNVELVGEAVASNLVRMAMFAALTGAFAYVSFQNPISPVPVTLQVLGVFLAGVFLGPLWGGASMLVYVATGAMGAPIFAGGSAGLGVLLGPYGGYLWSYPFAAAALGLVVHGVDGLNTPKEVGLARLVAGMVAATAIIYAFGTVGYAFVNGVGLYEAFLVAAAAFVPVEALKMAAAVGIVRSDAIAAE; from the coding sequence ATGAGTACACAGGAGCAGAACGTCGAACTGGTCGGCGAGGCGGTGGCGTCGAACCTCGTGCGGATGGCGATGTTCGCCGCGCTGACCGGGGCGTTCGCGTACGTCTCGTTCCAGAACCCCATCTCGCCCGTACCGGTCACGCTGCAGGTGCTGGGCGTGTTCCTCGCGGGCGTGTTCCTCGGTCCGCTCTGGGGCGGGGCGTCGATGCTCGTCTACGTCGCCACCGGGGCGATGGGGGCACCGATATTCGCAGGTGGGAGCGCGGGCCTCGGAGTGCTTCTCGGCCCGTACGGCGGCTACCTCTGGTCGTACCCGTTCGCCGCCGCGGCGCTGGGCCTGGTGGTCCACGGCGTCGACGGCCTGAACACGCCGAAGGAGGTGGGCCTCGCACGCCTCGTCGCCGGGATGGTCGCCGCGACTGCCATCATCTACGCGTTCGGGACGGTGGGCTACGCGTTCGTCAACGGCGTCGGTCTCTACGAGGCGTTCCTCGTCGCCGCGGCGGCGTTCGTCCCGGTCGAGGCGCTGAAGATGGCCGCCGCGGTCGGTATCGTCCGGAGCGACGCCATCGCCGCCGAATGA
- a CDS encoding hemolysin family protein, which produces MGHSLSSVLTLPSPGSIATPPELATLALQSADAAGGPVDILGIEIGGTVFAALGAGVIVVLIMLSAFFSSSEIAMFSLASHRVQKLAESGTPAGTTLKHLKDDPHRLLVTILVGNNLVNIAMSSITTGLLAYYGFDGAIGIAISTFGITALVLLFGESAPKSYAIENTESWALRISRPLKLAEYVLMPLVVTFDFLTRTVNRVTGGQSAIETTYVTRQEIQDIIETGEREGVLDEEEREMLQRTLRFNDTIAKEVMTPRLDMTAIDKDDDIDDAISQCIQSGHARLPVYEGSLDNVIGTVHIRDLVRDLNYGEHGDLELDDLVEPTLHVPESKNVDELLREMRDNRVHLVIVIDEFGTTEGLVTMEDLTEEIVGEILEGEEDEPIDFVDEDTVIVRGEVNIDEVNEALDIDLPEGEEFETIAGFIFNRAGRLVEEGEEISYDGVVIRVEQVDNTRIMKARLSTEGVVEDEEPEAEASND; this is translated from the coding sequence ATGGGCCATAGCCTCTCGTCAGTGCTCACCCTCCCCTCGCCCGGTTCGATAGCCACACCGCCCGAGCTCGCCACGCTCGCACTTCAGTCGGCCGATGCCGCGGGCGGTCCAGTCGACATCCTCGGTATAGAGATCGGGGGGACGGTGTTCGCGGCACTCGGTGCTGGCGTTATCGTCGTCCTCATCATGCTGTCGGCGTTCTTCTCCTCCTCGGAGATCGCGATGTTCTCGCTGGCCTCCCACCGCGTCCAGAAACTCGCCGAGTCGGGGACGCCAGCGGGAACGACGCTCAAGCACCTCAAGGACGACCCACACCGTCTGCTGGTCACCATCCTCGTCGGGAACAACCTCGTCAACATCGCGATGTCCTCCATCACGACCGGATTACTCGCGTACTACGGCTTCGACGGCGCGATCGGCATCGCCATCTCGACGTTCGGTATCACCGCACTCGTCCTCCTGTTCGGCGAGAGCGCGCCGAAGTCCTACGCCATCGAGAACACGGAGTCGTGGGCGCTCCGCATCTCCCGGCCGCTGAAACTCGCGGAGTACGTCCTCATGCCGCTGGTCGTCACGTTCGACTTCCTCACCCGCACCGTCAACCGGGTCACGGGCGGACAGAGCGCCATCGAGACGACCTACGTCACCCGCCAGGAGATACAGGACATCATCGAGACGGGCGAGCGCGAGGGCGTCCTCGACGAGGAGGAACGCGAGATGCTCCAGCGCACCCTGCGGTTCAACGACACCATCGCCAAGGAGGTGATGACGCCGCGTCTGGACATGACCGCCATCGACAAGGACGACGACATCGACGACGCCATCAGTCAGTGCATCCAGTCCGGTCACGCTCGCCTGCCGGTGTACGAGGGGAGTCTCGACAACGTTATCGGGACGGTCCACATCCGCGACCTGGTCCGGGACCTCAACTACGGCGAACACGGCGACCTCGAACTCGACGACCTCGTCGAACCCACGCTCCACGTCCCCGAGTCGAAGAACGTCGACGAACTGCTCCGCGAGATGCGCGACAACCGCGTCCACCTCGTCATCGTCATCGACGAGTTCGGCACGACCGAGGGCCTCGTGACGATGGAGGACCTCACCGAGGAGATCGTCGGCGAGATACTCGAAGGGGAGGAGGACGAACCCATCGACTTCGTCGACGAGGACACCGTCATCGTCCGCGGCGAGGTCAACATCGACGAGGTGAACGAGGCGCTCGACATCGACCTCCCCGAGGGCGAGGAGTTCGAGACCATCGCCGGGTTCATCTTCAACCGCGCGGGCCGCCTCGTCGAGGAGGGCGAGGAGATATCCTACGACGGCGTCGTCATCCGCGTCGAGCAGGTCGACAACACCCGAATCATGAAAGCCCGCCTCTCGACGGAAGGCGTCGTCGAGGACGAGGAACCCGAGGCCGAGGCCAGCAACGACTGA
- a CDS encoding L-threonylcarbamoyladenylate synthase produces MTDTPPDHGVTDAALDRAADACRRGECVVYPTETVYGLGADALDPEAVERVFELKGRDRDKPVSLAVSEAGDLDDHVRLSERERAFAEAFLPGPVTLVAERRDAVPDVLTGGRDRVGVRVPDHEVALALLRRAGTPLTATSANRSGAGSARRVAEVDSSIRDACVVLDAGETPGGGSTVVDVATGTIHRRGPTADVVRQWLAEH; encoded by the coding sequence ATGACCGACACCCCGCCAGACCACGGCGTCACCGACGCCGCCCTCGACCGCGCCGCCGACGCCTGTCGACGCGGCGAGTGCGTCGTCTACCCGACGGAGACCGTCTACGGACTCGGTGCGGACGCGCTCGACCCGGAGGCCGTCGAGCGGGTGTTCGAGTTGAAGGGGCGCGATCGCGACAAACCGGTCTCGCTGGCGGTGTCCGAGGCCGGCGACCTCGACGACCATGTCCGGCTCTCGGAGCGCGAACGCGCCTTCGCCGAGGCGTTCCTCCCCGGTCCCGTCACGCTCGTCGCCGAACGACGCGACGCCGTTCCCGACGTCCTGACCGGCGGTCGGGACCGCGTCGGCGTCCGCGTCCCCGACCACGAGGTGGCGCTCGCTCTCCTCCGTCGTGCCGGGACGCCGCTGACCGCGACGAGCGCCAACCGGTCGGGCGCGGGGAGCGCCCGCCGGGTCGCCGAGGTCGACTCGTCCATCCGGGACGCCTGTGTCGTCCTCGACGCCGGCGAGACGCCCGGTGGTGGCTCGACGGTCGTCGACGTGGCGACGGGGACCATCCATCGCCGGGGACCGACCGCGGACGTCGTCAGGCAGTGGCTGGCCGAGCACTGA
- a CDS encoding energy-coupling factor transporter transmembrane component T family protein, whose protein sequence is MTLAYTPGATLAHRLDPRTKLAFQAAFALAAFAHTTPLGLVLLTGLTVAVGVTAALSPRETAREFRVVLPFLLLGPVVEGATLGAPWFVPADAVGPALASYRVVLVLVVSAAYVRTTPVRESRAAVEWVVPGKPGRALGLGVGLTFRYVAVFRNDLRRAREAMRARLGDRLPVRERIRLVAVAGLGRAFDRSDRLAVAMRARCLSWNPTLPRLRFGRRDGPVFALSGVLLAWAVVPLA, encoded by the coding sequence GTGACCCTCGCGTACACTCCCGGAGCGACGCTCGCCCACCGCCTCGACCCGCGGACGAAACTCGCGTTCCAGGCGGCGTTCGCGCTCGCCGCGTTCGCCCACACGACGCCGCTCGGCCTCGTCCTCCTGACGGGCTTGACGGTGGCCGTCGGCGTGACGGCTGCCCTCTCGCCGCGCGAGACTGCGCGGGAGTTCCGGGTGGTGCTCCCGTTCCTGTTGCTCGGCCCGGTCGTCGAGGGGGCGACGCTCGGTGCCCCGTGGTTCGTCCCGGCGGACGCGGTGGGGCCGGCGCTCGCCAGCTACCGGGTCGTCCTCGTCCTCGTCGTGAGCGCGGCGTACGTTCGGACGACGCCGGTCCGGGAGTCGCGGGCGGCCGTCGAGTGGGTCGTCCCCGGGAAGCCCGGCCGCGCGCTCGGACTGGGCGTGGGGCTCACGTTCCGGTACGTCGCGGTGTTCCGGAACGACCTCCGGCGGGCACGGGAGGCGATGCGGGCGCGACTCGGCGACCGCCTCCCGGTCCGAGAGCGGATACGACTCGTCGCCGTGGCGGGACTCGGGCGGGCGTTCGACCGGTCGGACCGCCTCGCGGTGGCGATGCGGGCGCGGTGTCTCTCGTGGAACCCGACGCTCCCCCGGTTGCGGTTCGGGCGGCGCGACGGGCCGGTGTTCGCGCTCTCGGGAGTACTCCTCGCGTGGGCCGTCGTGCCCCTCGCGTGA
- a CDS encoding carbon starvation CstA family protein codes for MVQVAVLVALSLVTFTVGYLAYSRYLSQFVELDDARETPAHRMEDGQEYVPSQKSVLLGHHYSSIAGGAPIVGPITASAAFGWLPAILWIAIGNPLFGAVHDFMSLSASVRHEGKSIGYIIGEYVGQRGKDMLLWFAFLTIILVIAVFALVVAVVFDVYPSSATASLLYIMLALVFGVYLYQLNLPFTVGAVAFVAMVFGGVWVGLQYPIAMVDTGNLPEGTIVLLGAAEQWSWLPLTEAQNANRAAWVPVVVIYGFIASVLPVWVLLQPRDFLTSSLLYTGVGAMLLGTIVAAVVGFEAITVAGNEVTSLETNYEAFLGFNSELGPIFPFLFVTIACGTISGFHALVSSGTTAKQLNKETDARSIGYGAMLGEGLLATTAVGAFAIIGSGDFPSGLAGALGNFPAGGAAMISVFGVPPQAGAAFIGLVFVSFLLTSTDTAVRLGRYMMDEIVGVPETSTQRFATNRYASAGLLLCLPAYLLVGSGSWSTLWPLFGGANQTLAALALLAATLWLANWDDSKQLVSTGLPMALMLVVTLTALLWIGILRAPDAALTALNDGQTVTFVSSVLQSLISLTLAGLAVAIGWMGYKNINRVRDSYTGTTPSDD; via the coding sequence ATGGTACAAGTTGCCGTGTTAGTCGCGCTCTCACTCGTAACGTTCACCGTCGGGTATCTCGCGTACTCGCGGTACCTGTCGCAGTTCGTCGAACTCGACGACGCCAGGGAGACGCCAGCACACAGGATGGAGGACGGGCAGGAGTACGTCCCGTCCCAGAAGTCGGTCTTGCTAGGGCATCACTATTCGAGTATCGCGGGGGGCGCTCCTATCGTCGGTCCCATCACGGCCAGCGCGGCGTTCGGGTGGCTACCGGCCATCCTCTGGATCGCCATCGGGAACCCGCTGTTCGGCGCGGTCCACGACTTCATGTCGCTGTCGGCCAGCGTCCGACACGAGGGGAAGTCCATCGGCTACATCATCGGCGAGTACGTCGGCCAGCGGGGGAAGGACATGCTGCTGTGGTTCGCCTTCCTCACCATCATCCTCGTCATCGCCGTGTTCGCGCTGGTCGTCGCCGTCGTGTTCGACGTCTACCCGTCCTCGGCGACCGCGAGCCTGCTCTACATCATGCTGGCGCTCGTGTTCGGGGTGTACCTCTACCAGCTGAACCTCCCGTTCACCGTCGGGGCCGTCGCGTTCGTCGCGATGGTGTTCGGGGGCGTCTGGGTCGGGTTGCAGTACCCCATCGCCATGGTGGACACGGGGAACCTCCCCGAGGGAACCATCGTCCTGCTCGGAGCGGCCGAACAGTGGAGTTGGCTCCCGCTGACGGAGGCGCAGAACGCCAACCGCGCGGCGTGGGTGCCCGTGGTCGTCATCTACGGGTTCATCGCGAGCGTCCTGCCGGTCTGGGTGCTGCTCCAGCCCCGTGACTTCCTCACGTCGAGCCTGCTGTACACGGGCGTCGGCGCGATGCTGCTCGGTACCATCGTCGCCGCCGTCGTCGGGTTCGAGGCCATCACCGTCGCCGGGAACGAGGTGACGAGTCTGGAGACGAACTACGAGGCGTTCCTCGGGTTCAACAGCGAACTCGGTCCCATCTTCCCCTTCCTGTTCGTCACCATCGCCTGTGGGACCATCAGCGGCTTCCACGCGCTGGTGTCGTCGGGGACGACGGCCAAGCAACTGAACAAGGAGACCGACGCCCGGAGCATCGGCTACGGCGCGATGCTCGGCGAGGGCCTGCTCGCGACCACCGCGGTCGGTGCGTTCGCCATCATCGGGTCGGGGGACTTCCCGTCGGGGCTGGCCGGTGCGCTCGGCAACTTCCCGGCGGGCGGCGCGGCGATGATATCCGTGTTCGGCGTTCCGCCCCAGGCCGGAGCGGCGTTCATCGGCCTGGTGTTCGTCAGCTTCCTGCTCACCAGCACCGACACCGCGGTCCGACTCGGTCGCTACATGATGGACGAGATCGTCGGCGTCCCCGAGACGTCGACCCAGCGCTTCGCCACGAACCGGTACGCCTCGGCGGGCCTCCTGCTCTGTCTGCCCGCGTACCTGCTGGTCGGCAGCGGGTCGTGGTCGACGCTCTGGCCGCTGTTCGGCGGTGCGAACCAGACGCTCGCGGCACTCGCGCTGCTCGCCGCCACGCTGTGGCTCGCCAACTGGGACGACTCGAAACAGCTCGTCTCGACCGGCCTGCCGATGGCGCTGATGCTGGTCGTCACGCTGACGGCGCTGCTGTGGATCGGCATCCTCCGCGCGCCGGACGCCGCCCTCACGGCCCTGAACGACGGCCAGACCGTCACGTTCGTCTCGTCGGTGCTCCAGAGCCTCATCTCGCTGACGCTGGCCGGGCTGGCGGTCGCCATCGGCTGGATGGGCTACAAGAACATCAACCGGGTCAGGGACAGCTACACCGGCACGACACCGAGCGACGACTAA
- a CDS encoding redoxin domain-containing protein, translated as MPDFDVVELPDADHPEVGEAAPDFTRPLVNAEYWENVALSDLYEEGPVLLVFHPMDGAFPATYIWNEMRDREWQQRLEVVGCSISSPYEHKTLVQERGIDSRLFSDPSAAVAERYGIDHELDGMEGITEPRPAVFLLDDEGIVQYAWVASEWPAFPDYDEVEAAIADHV; from the coding sequence ATGCCCGACTTCGATGTCGTCGAGTTGCCCGACGCCGACCATCCCGAGGTCGGTGAGGCGGCCCCCGACTTCACGCGACCGCTCGTCAACGCGGAGTACTGGGAGAACGTCGCGCTCTCGGACCTGTACGAGGAGGGGCCGGTCCTGCTCGTCTTCCACCCGATGGACGGCGCGTTCCCCGCGACGTACATCTGGAACGAGATGCGAGACCGGGAGTGGCAACAGCGCCTCGAAGTCGTCGGCTGTTCCATCTCCTCGCCGTACGAGCACAAGACGCTCGTTCAGGAGCGGGGCATCGACTCGCGACTCTTCTCGGACCCGAGCGCCGCCGTCGCCGAACGGTACGGCATCGACCACGAACTCGACGGGATGGAGGGCATCACCGAGCCGCGCCCCGCCGTCTTCCTCCTCGACGACGAGGGCATCGTCCAGTACGCGTGGGTCGCGAGCGAGTGGCCCGCGTTCCCCGACTACGACGAGGTCGAGGCCGCCATCGCCGACCACGTCTGA
- a CDS encoding energy-coupling factor ABC transporter ATP-binding protein — protein MIRTRDLVFSYGEVRALDGVSLSVDDGEFLVLAGANGSGKTTLVRQFNGLATPDSGSVTVDGVSVADDPVRARTRVGMVFQHPRDCFVAATVAADVAFGPENLGLDHETVDRRVEESLAAVRMAGRGDERLDALSGGEQARVAIAGALAMDPDHLVLDEPFAGLDWPAREAVLDRLAALADDGMSVVVVTHDLRDVATLADRLVVMADGRVALDGPPAAVVDRAAEFDVRPVPVSGNAEHRTP, from the coding sequence ATGATCCGGACGCGGGACCTCGTCTTCTCCTACGGCGAGGTCCGCGCGCTCGACGGCGTCTCCCTCAGCGTCGACGACGGCGAGTTCCTCGTCCTCGCGGGGGCGAACGGGTCCGGGAAGACGACGCTCGTCCGGCAGTTCAACGGCCTCGCGACGCCCGACTCGGGGTCGGTGACCGTCGACGGCGTCTCGGTGGCGGACGACCCGGTCCGCGCGCGGACTCGCGTGGGGATGGTGTTCCAGCACCCGCGGGACTGCTTCGTCGCGGCGACGGTCGCCGCGGACGTGGCGTTCGGCCCCGAGAACCTCGGTCTGGACCACGAGACGGTCGACCGGCGCGTCGAGGAGTCGCTGGCGGCCGTCCGCATGGCTGGCCGTGGCGACGAGCGCCTCGACGCGCTCTCGGGCGGTGAGCAGGCCCGCGTCGCCATCGCGGGGGCGCTGGCGATGGACCCGGACCACCTCGTCCTCGACGAACCGTTCGCGGGGCTCGACTGGCCCGCCCGCGAGGCCGTCCTCGACCGACTGGCGGCGCTCGCCGACGACGGGATGAGCGTCGTCGTCGTCACGCACGACCTGCGGGACGTGGCGACGCTCGCCGACCGGCTGGTCGTGATGGCCGACGGCCGGGTCGCACTCGACGGGCCGCCAGCGGCCGTCGTCGACCGGGCGGCCGAGTTCGACGTCCGACCGGTTCCCGTGAGCGGGAACGCGGAGCATCGCACGCCGTGA
- a CDS encoding CRISPR-associated protein Cas4, translated as MHAVSDLALAAYCPRKLYYRKRDDSPYPERDERHELPFRYRELLDQATDLTEEPIAVSPVEYRSNLGQSRARVGPTAFEALCDPVDRDLLVEGRRVRGIAHKVLDDPLAPSLVVAGEPPDEGVWEPHTVRAVALARALEWDRQASVERTYVEYAAHGVIRELELTARRTGAFRRALRTVASMDGPPARTRQRSKCDSCEYSGECGVRTRSLRSLLRRG; from the coding sequence ATGCACGCCGTCTCGGACCTCGCGCTGGCCGCGTACTGTCCGCGGAAGCTCTACTACCGGAAGCGCGACGACTCGCCGTACCCCGAGCGCGACGAGCGCCACGAACTCCCGTTTCGCTATCGAGAACTGCTCGACCAGGCGACGGACCTCACTGAAGAACCGATCGCGGTGTCGCCGGTCGAGTACCGCTCGAACCTCGGGCAGTCGCGGGCGCGCGTCGGTCCGACGGCGTTCGAGGCGTTGTGTGACCCGGTCGACAGAGACCTGCTGGTCGAAGGGCGGCGCGTTCGCGGCATCGCACACAAGGTGCTCGACGACCCGCTCGCCCCGTCGCTGGTCGTCGCCGGGGAACCACCGGACGAGGGCGTCTGGGAGCCACACACCGTCCGGGCGGTGGCGCTCGCGCGAGCGCTGGAGTGGGACCGACAGGCGTCGGTCGAGCGAACGTACGTCGAGTACGCCGCACACGGCGTGATTCGGGAACTGGAACTGACCGCGCGGCGGACGGGCGCGTTCAGGCGCGCGCTCCGGACCGTCGCGTCGATGGACGGACCGCCGGCGCGGACCCGACAGCGCTCGAAGTGCGACTCCTGCGAGTACAGCGGGGAGTGCGGCGTCAGGACGCGGTCGCTCCGGTCGTTACTGCGTCGCGGGTGA
- a CDS encoding glutaredoxin family protein: protein MSDPAITLYRLQACPYCERVVRVLQDNDVPYRSRFVEPMHADRNVVKRISGKRTVPAIVDENTGVTMSESANIVDYLEATYGDEVSA, encoded by the coding sequence ATGAGTGACCCGGCCATCACGCTCTACCGGTTGCAGGCGTGTCCGTACTGCGAACGCGTCGTCCGCGTCCTCCAGGACAACGACGTCCCGTACCGCTCCCGGTTCGTCGAACCGATGCACGCCGACCGGAACGTCGTCAAGCGCATCTCGGGCAAGCGCACCGTCCCGGCCATCGTCGACGAAAACACGGGCGTCACGATGTCCGAGAGCGCCAACATCGTCGACTACCTCGAAGCCACCTACGGCGACGAGGTGAGCGCGTAG
- a CDS encoding inorganic phosphate transporter: MAAPALILTLVVAALASLFMAWAIGAGSSGSTPFAPAVGANAISVMRAGFYVGLLGLLGAVLQGQNVTEAVGRELIGGVTLSPLAAVVALLLAAALVAVGVFAGYPIATAFTVTGAVVGVGLAMGGDPAWPKYQQIATLWVLVPFVGGGAAFATARLLRSESVSERVVILALAALVGVILANVDFALLGPADAGASIADAVFLETDLSVRWPVTVGVSLAFGVVAAGLLAWDLRRGTVAAQRHFLLVLGGLVAFSAGGSQVGLAIGPLLPLLDDLATTIPVFAVLFGGGVGLLAGSWTGAPRMIKTLAQDYSSLGPRRSIAALIPSFAIAQAAVFLGVPVSFNEIIVSAIIGSGYAAGGSGVSAEKMLKTVGAWVVSLALALGLGYGLYTATAFVFEMV, from the coding sequence ATGGCTGCCCCCGCGCTGATACTCACGCTCGTCGTCGCCGCACTCGCCAGTCTGTTCATGGCGTGGGCCATCGGCGCGGGGTCGTCCGGTTCGACACCGTTCGCCCCCGCCGTCGGTGCGAACGCCATCTCCGTGATGCGAGCGGGGTTCTACGTCGGTCTCCTCGGCCTCCTCGGGGCCGTCCTGCAGGGACAGAACGTCACCGAGGCGGTCGGCCGCGAACTCATCGGCGGGGTGACGCTGTCGCCGCTGGCCGCCGTCGTCGCCCTGTTGCTCGCGGCGGCGCTCGTCGCCGTCGGCGTGTTCGCGGGCTACCCAATCGCGACGGCGTTCACCGTCACCGGGGCCGTCGTCGGCGTCGGCCTCGCGATGGGCGGCGACCCCGCGTGGCCGAAGTACCAGCAGATAGCGACGCTCTGGGTGCTGGTCCCGTTCGTCGGCGGCGGGGCGGCGTTCGCCACCGCCCGCCTGCTCCGGAGCGAGTCCGTCTCCGAGCGTGTCGTCATCCTCGCCCTCGCCGCCCTCGTCGGCGTCATCCTCGCGAACGTCGACTTCGCGCTGCTCGGTCCGGCCGACGCCGGGGCGAGCATCGCGGACGCGGTGTTCCTCGAGACCGACCTCTCGGTTCGCTGGCCCGTCACCGTCGGCGTCTCGCTCGCGTTCGGTGTGGTCGCGGCCGGACTGCTCGCGTGGGACCTGCGTCGGGGCACCGTTGCGGCCCAGCGTCACTTCCTGCTCGTGCTGGGCGGCCTCGTCGCGTTCTCGGCAGGGGGCAGCCAGGTGGGTCTCGCCATCGGCCCCCTGCTCCCGCTGCTCGACGACCTCGCGACCACGATTCCGGTGTTCGCGGTGCTGTTCGGCGGCGGCGTCGGCCTGCTCGCCGGGTCGTGGACCGGCGCGCCGCGGATGATAAAGACGCTCGCGCAGGACTACTCCTCGCTCGGGCCGCGCCGTTCTATCGCCGCGCTCATCCCCTCCTTCGCCATCGCCCAGGCCGCCGTCTTCCTCGGCGTGCCCGTCTCGTTCAACGAGATCATCGTCTCGGCCATCATCGGCAGCGGCTACGCGGCCGGCGGTTCCGGGGTCAGCGCCGAGAAGATGCTGAAGACCGTCGGCGCGTGGGTCGTCTCGCTGGCGCTGGCGCTCGGTCTCGGATACGGCCTCTACACCGCGACGGCGTTCGTCTTCGAGATGGTCTGA
- a CDS encoding ArsA family ATPase, with translation MQKFVFFGGKGGVGKTTVSSAYAHKCATSGLDTLLVSTDPAHSTADVFDQQFTDDPQRVEGYDSLWAMEIDPEQEVSEHLMEIKRALGDQVSPSIVNEIDRQVELAHQTPGAHEAALFDRFIEVMRDSEEYDRVVFDTSPTGGTLRLLSLPDYLEGWIDRLLSKREQSVDLYEKAAIGNLEPRRSSVGDPIIARLRERKQNFEFAGETLRQRSQFFLVLNPDELSLRETERAMESYEERDLPVGGLVMNRLTPSPDLEEDGRGARFLRQRVETERAHVERCETEFGPPLVAVIETRIAEVRGDLLGEVAEELDVSV, from the coding sequence ATGCAGAAGTTCGTCTTCTTCGGCGGGAAGGGCGGCGTCGGCAAGACCACCGTCTCCTCGGCGTACGCCCACAAGTGCGCGACGTCGGGGCTGGACACCCTGCTCGTCTCGACGGACCCGGCACACTCGACGGCGGACGTCTTCGACCAGCAGTTCACCGACGACCCACAGCGGGTGGAGGGGTACGACTCGCTGTGGGCGATGGAGATCGACCCCGAACAGGAGGTGTCGGAGCACCTGATGGAGATAAAGCGCGCCCTCGGCGACCAGGTGAGTCCGAGCATCGTCAACGAGATCGACCGGCAGGTCGAACTCGCCCACCAGACGCCCGGCGCGCACGAGGCGGCGCTGTTCGATCGGTTCATCGAGGTGATGCGCGACTCGGAGGAGTACGACCGCGTCGTCTTCGACACCTCGCCCACCGGCGGCACCCTCAGGCTGCTCTCGCTGCCCGACTACCTGGAGGGGTGGATCGACCGCCTGCTCAGCAAGCGCGAGCAGAGCGTCGACCTCTACGAGAAGGCGGCCATCGGGAACCTCGAACCGCGACGCTCGTCGGTCGGCGACCCCATCATCGCCCGACTGCGAGAGCGCAAGCAGAACTTCGAGTTCGCGGGCGAGACGCTCCGCCAACGCTCGCAGTTCTTCCTCGTCCTCAACCCGGACGAACTCTCCCTGCGCGAGACCGAACGGGCCATGGAGAGCTACGAGGAGCGCGACCTGCCGGTCGGCGGCCTCGTGATGAACCGCCTCACGCCCAGCCCCGACCTGGAGGAGGACGGTCGCGGCGCGCGGTTCCTCCGCCAGCGCGTCGAGACGGAGCGTGCACACGTCGAGCGGTGCGAGACGGAGTTCGGACCGCCGCTGGTGGCAGTCATCGAGACACGTATCGCCGAGGTTCGTGGCGATTTGCTAGGCGAGGTGGCCGAGGAACTCGACGTATCCGTTTAA